In a single window of the bacterium genome:
- a CDS encoding lipoate--protein ligase family protein has product MKTRDSKSWRYLTADAVGAAPGLAFDEAMMLNYGRDTSARMSACGTGALRLYTYREHCALVGRYQHLEEEVDLAQCAAHDIEIGRRPTGGGAIIMGPGQLGVAIAACASPEENPRETLRRYAAGLVAGLAGLGIIASFRSKNDLEVGGRKIAGLGVYFDSRGAVLFHSSLLVDLDIETMLKVLKIPGAKLSDKAVASVAERLTTVSRELGHRLQAQDVREQMADGIARAFGVKLSPDRFNADEARRYRELTERYASRSWIHRRSLRRDVQATSTLKTPQGLLRVHVGIHGGALKSVLLTGDFNVLPAGVARLESALKWCRAERSAITEAVHQCLHMTDLGAPPGEVAAAIWRAVSRGVRLNRRSHPVRPTGSCYFPEAEVTASPADGSAAKERRPHDAG; this is encoded by the coding sequence GTGAAGACTCGCGACTCCAAGAGCTGGCGTTACTTGACCGCCGACGCCGTGGGAGCCGCGCCCGGACTCGCCTTCGACGAGGCGATGATGCTCAATTACGGCCGAGATACTAGCGCGCGGATGAGCGCCTGTGGGACCGGGGCTTTGCGCCTCTATACCTACCGCGAGCACTGTGCCCTGGTCGGCCGCTACCAGCACCTGGAAGAGGAAGTGGATCTGGCGCAGTGCGCGGCTCACGACATCGAGATCGGACGTCGTCCCACGGGAGGGGGGGCAATCATCATGGGCCCCGGGCAGCTCGGAGTGGCGATCGCCGCGTGTGCATCCCCTGAGGAGAATCCTCGCGAGACGCTGCGCCGCTACGCCGCTGGCCTTGTTGCGGGCTTGGCCGGCCTCGGCATCATCGCGAGCTTCCGCTCCAAGAACGATCTCGAAGTTGGCGGCCGCAAGATTGCCGGTCTTGGCGTTTATTTCGATTCCCGCGGGGCCGTGCTGTTTCACTCCAGCTTACTCGTCGATCTGGACATCGAGACCATGTTGAAGGTGCTCAAGATCCCCGGGGCCAAGCTCTCGGACAAGGCGGTGGCGAGTGTGGCAGAGCGATTGACGACCGTTTCGCGCGAACTGGGGCACCGATTGCAGGCGCAGGACGTGCGAGAGCAAATGGCCGACGGCATCGCCCGCGCATTCGGGGTCAAATTGAGTCCTGACCGTTTCAACGCTGACGAGGCCCGGCGCTACCGAGAGCTGACCGAGCGCTACGCGAGCAGAAGTTGGATTCACCGGCGCAGCCTCAGGCGCGATGTACAAGCCACCTCGACCCTCAAGACCCCCCAGGGGCTACTGAGAGTGCATGTCGGCATCCACGGCGGGGCCCTCAAGAGCGTGCTCCTGACCGGCGACTTCAATGTCCTGCCGGCCGGGGTAGCGCGACTCGAGAGCGCACTCAAATGGTGTCGCGCAGAGCGCTCAGCCATCACAGAAGCCGTCCACCAGTGCCTTCACATGACCGACCTGGGCGCCCCCCCCGGGGAGGTGGCAGCCGCGATCTGGAGAGCCGTCTCCCGGGGAGTTCGGCTGAATCGGAGATCCCACCCCGTGCGCCCGACAGGATCCTGCTATTTCCCGGAGGCGGAAGTCACGGCGTCGCCAGCCGACGGCAGCGCGGCAAAGGAGAGGAGACCTCATGACGCTGGTTGA
- a CDS encoding MarR family transcriptional regulator yields MKDPADSVQHGLVARLRTLLLALDRQDRLETAQEFVGWLAEQKERQELAEHASELLLRAFRVAGDPVNFRILTKLDRIDPVGIADLMRETRLSRVAVSERINDMVQTGLAVREMVNDHVRGTELTEGLTAFVNDTAQQAGIELKDGLGGGEPHRGRIGGSS; encoded by the coding sequence ATGAAGGATCCGGCGGATTCGGTCCAGCACGGCCTCGTGGCTCGGCTGCGTACGCTGCTCCTCGCGCTCGACCGCCAGGATCGTCTCGAGACCGCTCAGGAATTCGTCGGCTGGCTGGCCGAACAGAAAGAAAGGCAAGAGCTGGCTGAGCATGCCTCTGAGCTTCTGCTGCGAGCGTTTCGAGTGGCCGGCGATCCGGTCAATTTCCGAATCCTGACCAAGCTCGATCGGATCGATCCGGTCGGCATCGCGGACCTGATGCGCGAGACTCGACTCAGCCGGGTGGCGGTCTCCGAGCGAATCAACGACATGGTGCAAACCGGCCTGGCGGTGCGCGAGATGGTCAACGATCATGTGCGCGGAACCGAGTTGACAGAGGGCTTGACGGCCTTCGTGAACGACACCGCTCAGCAGGCTGGAATCGAGTTGAAAGACGGTCTCGGTGGCGGAGAGCCCCACCGAGGTCGCATCGGAGGTTCTTCGTGA
- a CDS encoding electron transfer flavoprotein subunit alpha/FixB family protein, whose amino-acid sequence MANDILVVAEHLGGKLSDITFEMLGKAKDLAQAGGGSAIVALIGADAGMVDELGAADAVVTVAGDGLGDFNPETYNAALGAVVEAKSPRLVMVGYTSMGMDLASTLAVKRDLPHATFCLDVEMGDTITATSQCYGGKINVTTDLGTGPCVVSMLSGAASADAGRAQGTPATESLPAPVTPGKIRFKQLIEPEAGDVDITAQEILVAVGRGIGSKDDIEVAEDLAEELDAAVAGSRPLIDAGWLPKTRQVGKSGLKVSPKLYLALGISGAPEHIEGMKSSATIVAVNSDKHAPIFNVAHYGMAADLFDVCEELTEALQERKG is encoded by the coding sequence ATGGCGAACGATATCCTGGTAGTCGCCGAGCATCTCGGCGGAAAGCTCTCTGACATCACGTTCGAGATGCTGGGCAAGGCGAAAGACCTTGCTCAGGCCGGGGGCGGCAGCGCAATCGTGGCGCTCATCGGTGCCGACGCCGGCATGGTCGACGAGCTCGGTGCGGCCGACGCAGTGGTCACGGTGGCAGGAGACGGGCTGGGCGATTTCAATCCTGAAACCTACAACGCCGCGCTCGGCGCTGTCGTAGAAGCCAAATCACCTCGGTTGGTGATGGTCGGCTACACCTCGATGGGCATGGATCTGGCGAGCACCCTGGCGGTCAAACGCGATTTGCCGCACGCGACCTTCTGCCTCGACGTCGAGATGGGCGACACGATCACGGCCACCAGCCAATGCTACGGCGGCAAGATCAACGTCACTACCGACCTCGGCACCGGTCCGTGCGTGGTCAGCATGCTCTCGGGAGCCGCGTCCGCGGACGCCGGCCGTGCTCAAGGCACCCCGGCTACCGAGAGCCTGCCGGCGCCGGTCACCCCCGGCAAGATCCGCTTCAAGCAGTTGATCGAGCCCGAGGCCGGTGACGTCGATATCACGGCCCAGGAGATCCTGGTTGCGGTGGGTCGCGGAATCGGCAGCAAGGACGACATCGAGGTAGCCGAAGATCTCGCCGAAGAGCTTGACGCCGCGGTCGCGGGATCACGGCCCCTGATCGACGCGGGCTGGTTGCCCAAGACCCGCCAAGTGGGCAAGTCCGGACTCAAGGTCTCGCCCAAGCTCTACCTTGCCCTCGGTATCTCCGGAGCGCCCGAGCACATCGAGGGCATGAAGAGCTCGGCAACGATTGTCGCCGTCAACAGCGACAAGCATGCACCGATCTTCAATGTTGCCCACTACGGCATGGCGGCGGATCTCTTCGACGTCTGCGAGGAGTTGACCGAGGCGCTGCAGGAGCGCAAGGGGTGA
- a CDS encoding (Fe-S)-binding protein: MLTTPERIAFVLLVLVCGALAFTGFRNIVRIVRRGGPADRSDNLIGRFIRALIDVGLQKPVFKARPWVSLFHAFIFFGFSFYLLVNINDILEAFVEDWSTIGAGPIASAFNLFSDLFSVLVLTGMLMLLLRRFVQKPKSLTFNASVKLHPKVTTGGVRTDSLIVGAFILLHVGSRWVGTALHLAERGHGDAWLPTASLVSIPFRGFSADALEIAIHICWWMAMGLIVLFLPYFPRSKHLHLMVAPVNLALAKRTPRGELAGVLNSSQPGAEALTDLPWTQLLDSYACIMCNRCQDACPAHASGTPLSPAALEINKRYYANEHAAQLASANGDAPKLLEFAITQDAVWSCTSCYACVEVCPVGNEPMMDLIEMRRGMVFEGKMADEVAEVLRNLDEKGNSFGDSARKRARWSRKLDFKIPDARKQAVEYLWFVGDFASFDPQSQEVSMAVANVLHEAEVDFGILYEGEHSAGNDIRRVGEEGLFDALAEQNAKLLAECEFDKIFTTDPHTFNALKNEYGPYAGASRYEVVHYSTLLVELLAAGRLPIKAKLGGRATYHDPCYLGRYNRGFDAPRDVIRASGVDLVEMPRNRENSFCCGAGGGRIWMKDHEDVAERPSENRIREALALGNIEYFVVSCPKDLTMYRDAVKTSGNEGIIEVVDIVDLLTRAIEGENASESEAAA, from the coding sequence ATGCTGACGACTCCTGAGCGCATCGCTTTCGTCTTGCTGGTTCTGGTTTGCGGCGCACTGGCTTTCACAGGTTTTCGGAACATTGTCCGGATCGTTCGCCGCGGCGGGCCGGCCGACCGCTCGGATAATCTCATCGGCCGTTTCATCCGGGCGCTCATCGACGTCGGACTGCAGAAGCCGGTGTTCAAGGCGCGCCCCTGGGTGAGTCTCTTCCACGCCTTCATCTTCTTCGGCTTCAGCTTCTATCTCCTGGTCAACATCAACGACATCTTGGAGGCCTTTGTCGAGGACTGGTCGACAATCGGCGCCGGACCGATCGCGAGTGCGTTTAATCTCTTCTCGGATCTCTTCAGCGTGCTGGTCTTGACCGGCATGCTGATGCTGCTCTTGCGGCGCTTCGTTCAGAAGCCCAAATCACTCACATTCAACGCATCGGTCAAGCTCCACCCCAAGGTCACCACGGGCGGCGTCCGAACCGACTCTTTGATCGTGGGTGCTTTCATCCTCCTTCACGTCGGCTCGCGCTGGGTCGGTACCGCGCTCCACCTCGCCGAGCGAGGCCACGGCGACGCCTGGCTGCCGACGGCGAGCCTGGTGTCGATTCCCTTCAGGGGATTCTCGGCGGACGCGCTCGAGATCGCCATCCACATCTGCTGGTGGATGGCGATGGGCCTGATCGTGCTTTTCCTGCCGTATTTCCCGCGCTCGAAGCACCTTCATCTCATGGTCGCTCCGGTCAACCTGGCGCTCGCCAAACGGACGCCGCGAGGCGAGCTCGCGGGCGTCTTGAACTCCTCCCAGCCCGGCGCCGAGGCCCTCACCGATCTCCCTTGGACCCAGCTCCTCGACAGCTACGCCTGCATCATGTGCAACCGCTGCCAGGACGCCTGCCCGGCACACGCATCCGGAACGCCGCTGTCGCCGGCGGCGCTCGAGATCAACAAGCGCTACTACGCCAACGAGCACGCAGCCCAGTTGGCGTCCGCCAACGGCGACGCGCCCAAGCTCCTCGAATTTGCCATCACTCAAGACGCAGTCTGGTCTTGCACCAGCTGCTACGCGTGTGTCGAAGTCTGCCCGGTAGGCAACGAACCGATGATGGACTTGATCGAGATGCGCCGCGGTATGGTGTTCGAGGGCAAGATGGCCGACGAGGTCGCCGAGGTTCTGAGAAACCTGGACGAAAAGGGCAACTCGTTCGGTGATTCGGCACGCAAACGCGCCCGCTGGTCCAGGAAGCTCGACTTCAAGATTCCCGACGCTCGCAAACAGGCCGTCGAGTACCTCTGGTTCGTCGGCGATTTCGCTTCGTTCGATCCCCAGTCGCAGGAGGTCAGCATGGCGGTGGCGAACGTCCTCCATGAAGCCGAGGTCGACTTCGGCATCCTCTACGAAGGCGAGCACTCGGCCGGGAACGACATTCGCAGGGTCGGCGAGGAAGGCCTGTTCGATGCGCTTGCGGAGCAGAACGCCAAGCTTCTCGCCGAGTGTGAGTTCGACAAGATCTTCACCACCGATCCGCATACGTTCAACGCCCTCAAGAACGAGTACGGTCCCTACGCCGGTGCCAGCCGGTATGAGGTCGTACACTACTCGACCCTTCTCGTCGAGCTCCTCGCAGCCGGCCGACTGCCGATCAAAGCGAAGCTCGGCGGTCGAGCGACCTACCATGATCCGTGCTACCTCGGACGCTACAACCGCGGATTCGACGCGCCTCGTGACGTCATCCGGGCCAGCGGCGTAGACCTCGTCGAGATGCCGCGCAACCGCGAGAACTCGTTCTGCTGCGGCGCCGGCGGCGGCCGGATCTGGATGAAAGACCACGAGGACGTCGCTGAACGTCCGAGCGAGAACCGTATCCGCGAAGCTCTTGCACTCGGCAACATCGAGTACTTCGTCGTTTCGTGCCCAAAAGATCTAACCATGTATCGAGATGCGGTCAAAACCTCAGGCAATGAAGGGATAATCGAGGTGGTGGACATCGTGGATCTGCTGACCCGCGCGATCGAAGGCGAGAACGCCTCAGAGTCGGAGGCTGCCGCCTGA
- a CDS encoding electron transfer flavoprotein subunit beta/FixA family protein, which produces MKLVVLLKRLPDLVEDLEVDASGKALDAEFRKFTLNEFDDYALEEALLLKEATGGELTVVALAGEDVDKMLFTALAKGADKAMKIEGAGEAPGNRGLARVFSQVVSSLAHDLVLTGVQSAEDLDGQLGPMVAAMLAEPCVEVVTQVAAANGGISIHKEYSGGVVAEFEVETPAVIGIQASRQAPRYAPVSKVRQIQESATIETVSVKGSDGSTVTVVQMTPPETGDGAQMLGDVEELVKVLESKGVL; this is translated from the coding sequence ATGAAGCTGGTTGTTCTATTGAAACGCCTACCCGATCTCGTGGAGGACCTCGAGGTGGACGCGAGCGGCAAGGCGCTCGATGCCGAGTTCCGCAAGTTCACCCTCAACGAGTTCGACGACTACGCGCTCGAGGAGGCACTGCTGCTCAAGGAGGCAACGGGCGGAGAGCTGACCGTCGTCGCTCTTGCCGGTGAAGACGTCGACAAGATGCTGTTCACGGCCCTGGCCAAGGGCGCCGACAAGGCGATGAAGATCGAGGGTGCCGGCGAGGCGCCGGGGAATCGTGGCCTGGCCAGGGTCTTTTCCCAGGTGGTCTCGTCCCTCGCTCACGACCTGGTCCTGACCGGTGTTCAATCGGCCGAAGACCTCGACGGCCAGCTCGGGCCGATGGTGGCGGCCATGCTTGCCGAACCTTGCGTCGAGGTCGTTACGCAGGTGGCGGCCGCGAACGGTGGCATCTCAATTCACAAGGAATACTCGGGTGGCGTGGTCGCCGAGTTCGAGGTCGAAACACCCGCCGTGATCGGCATCCAGGCTTCGCGGCAGGCTCCGCGCTACGCCCCGGTCTCCAAGGTTCGGCAGATCCAGGAGAGTGCAACGATCGAGACGGTTTCAGTAAAGGGAAGCGACGGCTCGACGGTCACCGTAGTCCAGATGACTCCCCCCGAAACCGGCGACGGCGCGCAGATGTTGGGCGACGTCGAAGAGCTCGTGAAGGTCCTGGAATCGAAAGGGGTACTCTAA
- a CDS encoding sulfurtransferase TusA family protein, with protein MTVLETVEDVEEPAPDLVLDLKGLVCPVPVVKVANAIKGLELGGVIEASATDPGVLADIPAWCHATGHELLKIGRNGREFAFWVKRTK; from the coding sequence ATGACCGTTCTCGAGACTGTCGAAGATGTTGAAGAACCGGCTCCCGACCTAGTCCTGGATCTCAAGGGCCTGGTTTGTCCGGTGCCCGTGGTCAAGGTGGCCAACGCCATCAAGGGACTCGAATTGGGTGGTGTGATCGAAGCCTCGGCCACAGATCCCGGAGTGCTCGCCGACATCCCCGCCTGGTGTCACGCCACCGGCCACGAGCTGCTCAAGATCGGCCGAAATGGCAGGGAGTTCGCCTTCTGGGTCAAGCGAACCAAATAG
- a CDS encoding RNA polymerase sigma factor — protein sequence MTSRENTTQGPDPLVGIPAEEAVPGLVERLGSKVLTLGLKFCGNREDAEDLVQETFLQAYRKWDQFEGRSAPASWLYAIAAHRCQRMRRRRAGEPPRTESLDEQLPSGLELISRIPSKDDGPLDAELRREATEIVDRALGELSADYRLPLVLKEIAELSLREIATILGIREATAKTRVHRGRLALRAALAEALSQEGQNRGDHSRQICLDLLQAKMDALDHGTAFPVPNEQLCERCRSFIESLDLASEACSWIEGGDLSPELRDRLVVEFEPRVAR from the coding sequence ATGACATCGCGCGAGAACACCACGCAGGGACCCGATCCCCTGGTTGGCATCCCGGCGGAAGAAGCCGTTCCAGGGCTCGTCGAGCGTCTGGGGAGCAAGGTTCTGACCCTGGGACTCAAATTCTGCGGCAATCGCGAAGATGCCGAGGATCTGGTCCAGGAGACCTTCTTGCAGGCCTATCGAAAGTGGGACCAGTTCGAAGGGCGCTCGGCGCCCGCTAGCTGGCTGTACGCAATTGCGGCCCACCGTTGCCAACGTATGCGCCGCCGCCGCGCAGGCGAGCCTCCTCGAACGGAATCACTCGACGAGCAGCTGCCGTCGGGCCTGGAACTGATCTCCCGGATTCCCTCGAAAGACGACGGTCCGCTGGATGCCGAGTTGCGCCGGGAGGCCACCGAGATCGTCGATCGAGCTCTGGGAGAGCTGTCGGCCGACTACCGGCTGCCGTTGGTTCTCAAGGAGATCGCAGAGTTGTCGTTACGTGAGATCGCCACCATCCTCGGCATTCGGGAGGCGACCGCAAAGACCCGAGTGCATCGCGGGCGCCTGGCACTGAGGGCAGCGCTGGCGGAGGCGCTGTCGCAAGAAGGTCAGAATCGCGGCGACCATTCGCGCCAGATTTGCCTGGATCTTCTACAGGCCAAAATGGACGCGCTGGACCACGGTACGGCGTTTCCGGTACCCAACGAACAGCTGTGTGAGCGCTGCCGGTCGTTCATCGAGAGTCTGGACCTCGCTAGCGAGGCCTGCAGCTGGATCGAGGGAGGCGATCTTTCGCCGGAGCTTCGGGATCGGCTGGTCGTCGAGTTCGAGCCGCGAGTGGCTCGATAG
- a CDS encoding radical SAM protein has product MTLVEIGEASRPEQRTSPDHVRISYASALALRFKSGQFMRAFDFGGINLLLNYPQGCQSDCGYCGLARSRSGAYEDKSFIRVKWPLVETDELVDRMARYRDRLTRLCISMVTHGHAYRDTLDITKRIRSRLETPLSILVAPPTLNRERLHDLKGAGADMIGIGMDAVTEELFRSIRSDVPKGSLDWDNYWDIVFAARDIYGPWKVNCHTLVGLGESDRDLMEIFERLLDRQIFSYLFCFNPEPDSRMADHVKSPVRRWRRIQLAKFLLEERGLDPRAFRFDGQGMLEAIHTPAGLVDAAIEEGFAFMTNGCPGSGGEPGCTRPMGSWRPGEAPRDYPWQPADIDRTPIRKELDLESILRPGPGPARPPELCAPPAAGRPDSVLA; this is encoded by the coding sequence ATGACGCTGGTTGAGATCGGCGAAGCCTCTCGGCCTGAGCAGCGAACGAGTCCGGACCACGTCCGAATCAGCTACGCCAGCGCCCTGGCTCTGCGATTCAAGTCCGGCCAGTTCATGCGCGCCTTCGACTTCGGAGGTATCAACTTGCTTTTGAACTACCCGCAAGGGTGCCAGTCGGATTGCGGCTACTGTGGTCTCGCCAGATCACGCAGTGGAGCCTACGAAGACAAGTCGTTCATCCGCGTGAAGTGGCCACTGGTCGAGACCGACGAGTTGGTCGATCGCATGGCGAGATATCGAGACCGGCTGACTCGGCTGTGCATTTCAATGGTGACCCACGGTCACGCCTATCGGGACACTCTCGATATCACCAAGCGCATTCGTTCTCGGCTCGAAACGCCACTTTCCATCCTGGTGGCGCCACCCACTCTCAACCGCGAGCGACTTCACGATCTGAAAGGAGCCGGCGCCGACATGATCGGTATTGGCATGGACGCGGTCACCGAAGAGCTGTTTCGGTCGATTCGAAGCGATGTTCCGAAGGGGAGCCTGGACTGGGACAACTACTGGGACATCGTGTTTGCCGCTCGTGACATTTACGGCCCCTGGAAGGTCAACTGCCACACACTTGTCGGCCTCGGCGAAAGCGACCGGGATCTCATGGAGATCTTCGAACGCCTCCTCGATCGCCAGATCTTCTCGTATCTCTTCTGCTTCAACCCCGAGCCGGACTCGAGGATGGCGGATCACGTCAAGAGCCCAGTGCGCCGCTGGCGCCGAATTCAGCTCGCGAAGTTCCTACTCGAGGAGCGTGGCCTCGATCCTCGGGCCTTCAGATTCGACGGTCAAGGCATGCTCGAAGCAATCCATACCCCGGCGGGGCTTGTCGACGCCGCGATCGAAGAGGGCTTCGCCTTCATGACCAACGGCTGCCCCGGATCCGGCGGCGAACCCGGCTGCACTCGCCCGATGGGAAGTTGGCGTCCGGGAGAGGCTCCGCGCGACTATCCCTGGCAACCGGCAGACATCGACCGAACACCTATCCGCAAAGAACTTGATCTCGAGTCGATTCTTCGACCCGGCCCGGGACCTGCGCGACCGCCCGAGCTCTGTGCACCGCCAGCAGCCGGTCGGCCTGACAGCGTTCTAGCTTAG
- a CDS encoding lipoate--protein ligase family protein, with protein MTGLRVVDAGRVNALRSQALWHGIAQTMTPQTAPTLSLCQPGSPYVGLGYHRPLDEIDLATCQRLSLPVIRRQIGGGPVYIDSDQLFFQITLPAAQAPRRVDRLYERLLAPAVEAFRTLGLNARIRGLNDIAIEDRRLSGTGAGRIANGVTVVGNAIFEFRHRRMAEVLALPTESMRRECLRLMEKHVTSFAAEGLERLTMRDARTALIDAYSHGLGLTAEAGELSSREIAAVECWERRFESQDWLEGPDSATESRPGRQVKISADIWCYVATRDELEVQASFRDGKVERLCVTNPQLNGAGKEIERRLAGCPIADLARRLAPFGHQGDRVLELLEAGAALR; from the coding sequence GTGACCGGTCTCAGAGTCGTCGACGCCGGCCGGGTGAACGCCCTTCGCTCCCAGGCCCTATGGCACGGAATTGCCCAGACCATGACTCCCCAGACCGCCCCGACGCTATCGCTGTGCCAACCCGGCTCGCCGTACGTCGGCCTCGGATACCATCGGCCTCTGGACGAGATCGATCTCGCAACGTGTCAGCGACTCAGTCTTCCGGTGATTCGGCGCCAGATCGGAGGCGGCCCCGTCTACATCGATTCCGACCAGCTCTTTTTCCAGATCACCTTGCCGGCTGCGCAGGCGCCACGAAGAGTCGATCGCCTGTATGAGCGACTTCTCGCGCCCGCGGTGGAGGCCTTTCGCACTCTGGGGTTGAACGCCCGGATTCGAGGGCTCAATGACATCGCAATCGAAGACCGGCGTCTCTCGGGAACCGGCGCCGGCCGCATTGCGAACGGCGTGACGGTTGTCGGTAACGCCATCTTCGAGTTCCGCCATCGGCGCATGGCCGAAGTTCTCGCCTTGCCTACGGAGTCGATGAGACGGGAATGCCTGCGGCTGATGGAGAAACACGTCACCTCGTTTGCTGCCGAGGGATTGGAGCGGCTGACGATGCGTGACGCGCGAACGGCGCTGATCGACGCCTACTCGCACGGCCTCGGCTTGACGGCCGAAGCAGGCGAGCTGAGCTCCCGTGAGATCGCAGCCGTCGAGTGCTGGGAGAGGCGCTTCGAGAGTCAGGACTGGCTCGAAGGCCCGGATTCGGCGACGGAATCGCGCCCCGGCCGCCAGGTCAAGATCTCGGCGGACATCTGGTGCTATGTCGCGACCCGGGACGAGCTGGAGGTCCAGGCCTCTTTTCGCGACGGTAAGGTCGAACGCCTCTGCGTCACGAACCCTCAGCTAAACGGCGCCGGGAAAGAAATCGAACGCCGGCTGGCGGGTTGCCCGATCGCCGACCTCGCGCGGCGACTCGCGCCGTTCGGGCATCAGGGAGACCGTGTTCTCGAGCTGCTCGAAGCGGGAGCGGCTCTTCGATAG
- a CDS encoding radical SAM protein, giving the protein MRLRREYFGVKAQFYAPGLKRWQTREWTPEKANRFLPVSITGTACALQCDHCKTKVLEGMVTVSNDRDLFETAKRLQGCGTDGILVSGGSTRTGEVPLEPHLENMKRIRDELGMRVIVHSGVVHPSLARGLADASVDGVMLDVIGADETIREVYHLDLAAEEFERSLALLAEKNLRIIPHIVLGLHYGRFLGEQRALEMILRYPVSTLILVVLTPLVGTPMASLEPPPIEDVIEFFALARSAMPETHINLGCGRPMGATKATLDKAAIDHGLNGIAYPADGIIDYAERSGLEPEYYEYCCSLTWTN; this is encoded by the coding sequence ATGCGGCTGCGGCGAGAGTACTTCGGCGTCAAGGCCCAGTTCTACGCTCCCGGGCTCAAGCGCTGGCAAACCAGGGAATGGACTCCCGAGAAGGCCAATCGCTTCCTGCCGGTCAGTATCACCGGCACGGCTTGTGCCCTGCAATGCGATCACTGCAAGACCAAAGTTCTCGAAGGCATGGTCACCGTCAGCAACGATCGAGATCTGTTCGAGACAGCGAAGCGCCTGCAAGGCTGTGGTACCGACGGAATCCTGGTCTCCGGCGGCTCGACACGCACGGGCGAGGTGCCTCTCGAGCCCCACCTCGAGAACATGAAGCGCATCAGGGACGAACTCGGCATGAGAGTCATCGTCCACTCCGGGGTCGTGCATCCGTCCCTCGCCCGAGGCCTGGCCGACGCAAGCGTCGACGGGGTCATGCTCGACGTTATCGGTGCGGACGAGACCATACGCGAGGTCTATCATCTGGACCTCGCTGCTGAGGAGTTCGAACGGTCACTCGCGCTCCTGGCGGAGAAAAACCTCCGCATCATTCCCCACATTGTTCTCGGCCTGCACTACGGCCGTTTCCTCGGTGAGCAGAGAGCGCTCGAAATGATTCTCCGCTATCCGGTCTCAACCCTGATCCTGGTTGTCCTGACACCGCTCGTGGGAACTCCCATGGCAAGTCTCGAACCACCGCCGATCGAGGACGTGATCGAGTTCTTCGCCCTGGCCCGGAGCGCCATGCCCGAGACACACATCAACCTCGGCTGCGGTCGGCCTATGGGCGCGACCAAGGCCACTCTCGACAAGGCCGCGATCGACCATGGGCTCAACGGCATCGCCTACCCCGCCGACGGCATCATCGACTACGCCGAACGCTCGGGCCTCGAGCCGGAGTACTACGAGTATTGCTGCTCGCTGACCTGGACGAACTAA